The stretch of DNA AGCGGTCCAGAAAGGCGAGATAGAAGTCGGGCGGGTACATGAGCGGGGCGCCGGATTCCTCGACAAAAAGCTGGATCGAGTATCCCGTCGTGGTCATTTCGCCGGCGTCATCGCGGATCTGGAATTCGTAGTTGACGCGGGCGGCGTCGCTCCAGTGCAACAGGGCCGTGATCGTGCACGACTGGCCGAAGCGCAGCGGTTGCATGTAATCGACATGCATCTGCTTGATGGGCGTAAGCATCCGTTCGCGATGGAAATCGAGATAACCGATGCCGTAGCGGTTGCCGTGGGCCACGCGGGCGTCCTCGAAG from Deltaproteobacteria bacterium encodes:
- a CDS encoding acyl-CoA thioesterase — translated: MKKAYFKAAPHHPAPLAHTVERAVRFEEVDPLGIVWHGRYPSYFEDARVAHGNRYGIGYLDFHRERMLTPIKQMHVDYMQPLRFGQSCTITALLHWSDAARVNYEFQIRDDAGEMTTTGYSIQLFVEESGAPLMYPPDFYLAFLDRWKSGTI